A window from Mya arenaria isolate MELC-2E11 chromosome 9, ASM2691426v1 encodes these proteins:
- the LOC128245736 gene encoding ice-structuring glycoprotein-like, translated as MHVAREMTTLGDIRLISIAGETATTSEPNGLSTYPDTTAAPNTFQPTTASPTTAASTGIVPPSGTPTSESILTVASTTALYNEAEPITLATSTLGQTSSAQTAAAPTPADITSAESTAAAPTTVAPITEATLEVVHTETQPITLATSTATTTGAPNTAASTAAAPSTAASITEATPEVVHTEAQPITLATSTATTTGAPNTAASTAAAPSTAASITEATPVVAHTEAQPITLATSTAPTTGAPTTAAANIAAPTTADTSPAESTAAAPTTVAPITEATPEVVHTETQPITLATSTATTTGAPNTAASTAAAPSTAASITEATLEVVHTEAQPITLATSTATTTGAPNTAASTAAAPSTATSITEATPGVVQTEAQPIALTTSTSPTTGASITVASNKVAATDVVLNNANLHLNA; from the exons atgcatgtagcgcggGAAATGACAACACTTGGTGATATTCGGCTCATCAGCATTGCAGGTGAAACAG CGACCACTTCGGAACCTAACGGTCTCTCTACTTATCCTGATACTACGGCTGCGCCTAATACATTTCAACCTACAACAGCTTCACCAACCACAGCTGCATCGACGGGAATTGTACCTCCCTCAGGAACACCTACTTCAGAATCAATTTTAACAGTCGCATCGACTACAGCCTTATATAATGAAGCTGAACCGATTACGCTAGCTACGTCAACATTAGGTCAAACTTCATCTGCACAGACTGCAGCAGCACCTACTCCAGCTGACATTACTTCAGCCGAATCGACTGCAGCTGCACCGACGACAGTTGCACCTATTACAGAAGCAACTCTTGAGGTTGTACATACTGAAACTCAACCGATAACATTAGCAACTTCTACAGCCACGACTACAGGCGCACCGAATACAGCCGCATCGACTGCAGCTGCACCGTCAACAGCTGCATCTATTACAGAAGCAACTCCTGAGGTTGTACATACTGAAGCTCAACCGATAACATTAGCAACTTCTACAGCCACGACTACAGGCGCACCGAATACAGCCGCATCGACTGCAGCTGCACCGTCAACAGCTGCATCTATTACCGAAGCAACTCCTGTGGTTGCACATACTGAAGCTCAACCGATAACATTAGCAACTTCTACAGCACCGACTACAGGCGCACCGACTACAGCTGCCGCGAATATAGCTGCACCTACTACAGCTGATACTTCTCCCGCCGAATCGACTGCAGCTGCACCCACGACAGTTGCACCTATTACAGAAGCAACTCCTGAGGTTGTACATACTGAAACTCAACCGATAACATTAGCAACTTCTACAGCCACGACTACAGGCGCACCGAATACAGCCGCATCGACTGCAGCTGCACCGTCAACAGCTGCATCTATTACAGAAGCAACTCTTGAGGTTGTACATACTGAAGCTCAACCGATAACATTAGCAACTTCTACAGCCACGACTACAGGCGCACCGAATACAGCCGCATCGACTGCAGCTGCACCGTCAACAGCTACGTCTATTACAGAAGCAACTCCTGGGGTTGTACAAACTGAAGCTCAACCGATAGCATTAACAACTTCTACATCACCGACTACAGGCGCATCGATTACAGTCGCCTCGAATAAAGTTGCAGCTACAGATGTTGTACTAAATAACGCTAATTTGCATTTGAATGCTTGA